A genomic window from Micromonospora ferruginea includes:
- a CDS encoding DUF1501 domain-containing protein — MTVNPYPLHPECPDVRRLADNPAEALLRAEADIVAAENAAEADRYRRLEEVEEAQQDGRGVTRRTFVAGAAATATALATAQFVTTSASFAATKTGTLIHVFLYGGLDGLSLVAPANDAVLSKARPDLLLGNDSLALDRGFRLTSAFAPLEKFLKAGQLGFVPAVSDPRLSRSHFQAADACNLGGLPGETGGRGWLDSLVDTLGKGTAFRSVGIGSTLPRSLVGVNGALALNSVGELRLNGDDKYRAATEKAIRGLFTGINHPVEDAVIEGMGALATAQKLAAKPYAAAAGVKYEGVGYSFQQLAQLIKGGANVRVATVGMGGYDTHENQGTSEGGQLWRRLNELANALAAFFTDLGDKAADVTVMVSSEFGRRVASNSGGTDHGHGGVVTVLSGRKLAGSLLGTWNGLGKLDSGDVPEYNNMFNVYGSVAQGRFGLTAAQVDKVFPRQKFTPIKMYA; from the coding sequence ATGACCGTGAACCCGTACCCCCTGCACCCCGAATGCCCCGACGTGCGGCGGCTGGCCGACAACCCGGCCGAGGCGCTGCTGCGCGCGGAGGCGGACATCGTCGCGGCCGAGAACGCGGCCGAGGCGGACCGGTACCGCCGGCTGGAGGAGGTCGAGGAGGCCCAGCAGGACGGCCGGGGCGTCACCCGGCGTACCTTCGTCGCCGGCGCCGCGGCCACCGCGACGGCGCTGGCCACCGCGCAGTTCGTCACCACGTCGGCGTCGTTCGCCGCGACCAAGACCGGCACCCTGATCCACGTCTTCCTCTACGGCGGGCTGGACGGGCTGAGCCTGGTCGCGCCGGCCAACGACGCGGTGCTCAGCAAGGCGCGCCCGGACCTGCTGCTCGGCAACGACTCGCTGGCCCTGGATCGCGGCTTCAGGCTGACCAGCGCGTTCGCGCCGCTGGAGAAGTTCCTCAAGGCCGGGCAGCTCGGCTTCGTGCCGGCGGTGTCCGACCCGCGGCTGTCCCGCAGCCACTTCCAGGCCGCCGACGCCTGCAACCTGGGCGGCCTGCCCGGTGAGACCGGAGGTCGGGGCTGGCTGGACAGCCTGGTCGACACGCTGGGCAAGGGCACCGCGTTCCGCAGCGTGGGCATCGGCAGCACGCTGCCCCGCTCGCTGGTCGGCGTGAACGGCGCGCTCGCGCTCAACAGCGTCGGCGAGCTGCGGCTCAACGGCGACGACAAGTACCGCGCGGCCACCGAGAAGGCGATCCGCGGCCTGTTCACCGGGATCAACCACCCGGTGGAGGACGCGGTCATCGAGGGCATGGGTGCGCTGGCCACCGCGCAGAAGCTCGCCGCCAAGCCGTACGCGGCCGCGGCCGGCGTCAAGTACGAGGGCGTCGGATACTCGTTCCAGCAGCTCGCCCAGCTCATCAAGGGCGGGGCGAACGTGCGGGTGGCGACCGTCGGCATGGGTGGCTACGACACCCACGAGAACCAGGGCACCAGCGAGGGCGGCCAGCTCTGGCGGCGGCTCAACGAGCTGGCCAACGCGCTGGCGGCGTTCTTCACCGACCTGGGCGACAAGGCCGCGGACGTGACCGTGATGGTGTCCAGCGAGTTCGGGCGGCGGGTCGCCTCGAACAGCGGCGGCACCGACCACGGGCACGGCGGCGTGGTCACCGTGCTGTCCGGGCGCAAGCTCGCCGGCTCGCTGCTCGGCACCTGGAACGGGCTGGGCAAGCTGGACAGCGGCGACGTGCCGGAGTACAACAACATGTTCAACGTCTACGGGTCGGTGGCCCAGGGCCGCTTCGGTCTGACGGCCGCCCAGGTGGACAAGGTCTTCCCGAGGCAGAAGTTCACCCCGATCAAGATGTACGCGTGA
- a CDS encoding ferredoxin reductase family protein — MTYQDTHAAGRRTGHSAPYGGRPAAPVPPGRPRRGPGGRRALTAAFWLGLVAAVLPWWLDTPAGSLADTADLLTAGGRITGLIAGYLLLVQVLAMSRLGVLERSLGGERISRLHRDLGATLLVAVLTHMSLLVVGYARQERNSVFGEVGALLSDYEDMVSAFAAAGVMVLVGFTAVRGVRRRLPYELWYVLHLTSYLALLLGYAHQFSNGAQLYEPGPVRTGWIAAYLLVVAALLWGRVISPLAFNLRHRLRVADVVAESPDTISIYLTGHRLNQIDMLGGQYFRWRFLNPGCWWESHPFSVSAAANGRWLRLTVKVVGKHTAELRDLTPGTRAWAEGPFGTFTAAHRTRERALLIAGGSGIAPLRAMLEELPPGAALIYRARQPADVLLHRELDWLAQARQTSVWYVIGRRDDPGPRQVMNPEGLRRLVPDLTRRDVYLCGPGGLVDESVKVLRAAGVPRRQIHLTAFEL; from the coding sequence GTGACGTATCAGGACACCCACGCCGCCGGCCGTCGTACCGGGCACTCCGCCCCGTACGGCGGCCGTCCGGCTGCTCCCGTACCACCGGGCCGGCCGCGCCGCGGGCCCGGCGGTCGGCGGGCCCTGACGGCGGCCTTCTGGCTCGGCCTGGTCGCCGCCGTCCTGCCGTGGTGGCTGGACACCCCGGCGGGCTCGCTGGCCGACACCGCCGACCTGCTCACCGCCGGTGGGCGGATCACCGGCCTGATCGCCGGCTACCTGCTGCTGGTGCAGGTGCTGGCGATGAGCCGGCTCGGCGTGCTGGAACGCTCGCTGGGCGGCGAGCGGATCTCCCGGCTGCACCGCGACCTCGGCGCGACGCTGCTGGTGGCGGTGCTGACCCACATGTCGCTGCTGGTGGTGGGCTACGCCCGGCAGGAACGCAACTCGGTGTTCGGCGAGGTCGGCGCGCTGCTGTCCGACTACGAGGACATGGTGTCCGCGTTCGCGGCGGCCGGCGTCATGGTGCTGGTCGGGTTCACCGCGGTGCGCGGCGTGCGCCGCCGGTTGCCCTACGAACTCTGGTACGTCCTGCACCTGACCAGCTACCTGGCCCTGCTGCTCGGCTACGCGCACCAGTTCAGCAACGGCGCCCAGCTCTACGAGCCCGGGCCGGTGCGCACCGGCTGGATCGCCGCGTACCTGCTGGTGGTGGCCGCGCTGCTGTGGGGCCGGGTGATCTCGCCGCTGGCGTTCAACCTGCGGCACCGGCTGCGGGTGGCCGACGTGGTGGCGGAGAGCCCGGACACCATCTCGATCTACCTGACCGGGCACCGGCTCAACCAGATCGACATGCTCGGCGGTCAGTACTTCCGCTGGCGTTTCCTCAACCCCGGCTGCTGGTGGGAGTCGCACCCGTTCTCGGTCTCCGCGGCGGCCAACGGCCGCTGGCTGCGGCTCACCGTGAAGGTGGTCGGCAAGCACACCGCCGAGCTACGGGACCTCACCCCGGGCACCCGGGCCTGGGCGGAGGGCCCGTTCGGCACGTTCACCGCGGCGCACCGCACCCGCGAGCGTGCCCTGCTGATCGCCGGGGGCAGCGGCATCGCGCCGCTGCGGGCGATGCTGGAGGAGCTGCCGCCGGGCGCGGCGCTGATCTACCGCGCGCGGCAGCCCGCCGACGTGCTGCTGCACCGGGAGCTGGACTGGCTCGCCCAGGCCCGGCAGACCTCCGTCTGGTACGTCATCGGCCGCCGCGACGACCCCGGGCCGCGCCAGGTGATGAACCCGGAGGGGCTGCGCCGGCTGGTGCCGGACCTGACCCGCCGCGACGTCTACCTGTGCGGGCCGGGTGGCCTGGTCGACGAGTCCGTCAAGGTGTTGCGGGCGGCGGGCGTGCCCCGCCGCCAGATCCACCTCACCGCGTTCGAGTTGTAG
- a CDS encoding FMN-binding protein, translating to MRRALLAITGLAAGTTALVVLKGGPGAGQATAGDVPAAQAPVAPGGSPAPGVTGSAPAPSVSATPGASARPSAKPSADRKPASRGSTRTSTTAPAAPRTTTKAPPKPTTRTVTGPSVSYEYGSLQVRITLSGTRIVDATATGMPLGGQSGQRSDDVQARYSGSSGEVVAKQSANLSTVSGATYTSTAYKQSLQAAIDKA from the coding sequence ATGCGTCGCGCGCTCCTGGCGATCACCGGACTGGCCGCCGGCACCACCGCCCTGGTGGTGCTCAAGGGCGGCCCGGGCGCCGGTCAGGCCACCGCCGGTGACGTGCCGGCCGCGCAGGCCCCGGTCGCCCCCGGGGGCTCGCCGGCGCCGGGCGTCACCGGATCGGCGCCCGCGCCCAGCGTCTCGGCGACGCCCGGCGCGTCGGCCAGGCCCAGCGCCAAGCCGTCGGCCGACCGGAAGCCGGCCAGCCGGGGGAGCACCCGGACCAGCACCACCGCGCCGGCCGCGCCGAGGACCACGACGAAGGCGCCGCCGAAGCCCACCACCCGCACGGTCACCGGCCCGTCGGTCAGCTACGAGTACGGCTCGCTCCAGGTGCGGATCACGCTCAGCGGCACCCGGATCGTCGACGCCACCGCGACCGGCATGCCGCTGGGCGGCCAGTCCGGGCAGCGCAGCGACGACGTGCAGGCCCGCTACAGCGGCAGCTCGGGCGAGGTGGTGGCCAAGCAGAGCGCCAACCTGAGCACCGTCTCCGGCGCCACCTACACCAGCACCGCGTACAAGCAGTCGCTGCAGGCCGCGATCGACAAGGCGTGA
- a CDS encoding bifunctional DNA primase/polymerase, protein MWGNVRPRVAHLSPLERVRLRRVAVRYALHGWPVTPGACLANHRFVCGRAGCPTVGCHPALENWEHAASADPARVATWWRSRPHGVLLPTGHAFDVLEVAAHLGRRVLDAVATHPAGLGVRGPVLVTPTGRWMFLVRPGDPLRPELEHCFHVVRHGPGSWIPAPPTRLPEGTVRWAVAPEQARWQVPDSYLVQNALIAALRAAGVTLTPDLFPGHLPLPRRGR, encoded by the coding sequence ATGTGGGGGAACGTCCGACCGCGCGTCGCTCACCTGTCACCGCTGGAGCGGGTACGGCTGCGCCGGGTCGCCGTCCGCTACGCGCTGCACGGCTGGCCGGTCACGCCGGGCGCCTGCCTGGCCAACCATCGCTTCGTCTGCGGCCGGGCCGGCTGCCCCACGGTGGGCTGCCACCCGGCGCTGGAGAACTGGGAGCACGCGGCCAGCGCCGACCCGGCCCGGGTGGCCACCTGGTGGCGCAGCCGCCCGCACGGGGTGCTGCTGCCCACCGGGCACGCGTTCGACGTGCTGGAGGTCGCCGCGCACCTCGGCCGGCGGGTGCTGGACGCGGTCGCCACCCACCCGGCCGGCCTCGGCGTACGCGGGCCGGTGCTGGTCACCCCGACCGGCCGCTGGATGTTCCTGGTCCGCCCCGGCGACCCGCTGCGACCCGAACTGGAGCACTGCTTCCACGTGGTGCGGCACGGCCCCGGCTCGTGGATCCCCGCCCCGCCGACCCGGCTCCCCGAGGGGACGGTGCGCTGGGCGGTCGCCCCGGAGCAGGCCCGGTGGCAGGTGCCCGACTCCTACCTGGTGCAGAACGCGCTGATCGCGGCGTTACGCGCGGCCGGGGTCACGCTCACCCCGGACCTGTTCCCCGGCCACCTGCCGCTGCCCCGGCGCGGGCGCTGA
- a CDS encoding helix-turn-helix domain-containing protein: protein MDELPIGRRVAYWRSRRKMSQQVFADRLGKSKSWVDKVERGVRRLDKFSVLYEIADILQIDVQLLHGKDPERRTDALNCIDQVEVEEIRTALERYDSMSAYFDAAPYPPALDDMRKAVNHAWLTYQYGRYGMLTRALPKLLRDAQAADATYGGDDQGREAAHLLGQVYQIASSVLRKLGECNLAWLAADRSMAVAQRADDPLLAGIATTRVCNALVAMGRPRPALELNVRIADRLAPGGDQAAEPGRLSVYGMLLLQGAMAAARIGDSATVNDLISGAAEAAALIGGDHNHYWTSFGPTNLELHRAAAAVELGDGGRAVETHQRLNGHAFNALLPERRAHHLLDLSRAYSQIGDVGNAGEMLLQGDRLAPSEIRCRPIAHELMSEILRRTRGAPPSPIAELAEHMGVGV from the coding sequence GTGGACGAACTACCCATAGGCCGGCGGGTGGCCTATTGGCGGAGTCGCCGCAAGATGTCCCAGCAGGTCTTCGCCGACCGGCTCGGCAAGTCGAAGAGCTGGGTGGACAAGGTGGAGCGCGGCGTCCGCCGGCTGGACAAGTTCTCCGTGCTCTACGAGATCGCCGACATCCTCCAGATCGACGTGCAGCTGTTGCACGGCAAGGACCCGGAGCGGCGCACCGACGCGCTCAACTGCATCGACCAGGTCGAGGTGGAGGAGATCCGCACCGCCCTGGAGCGCTACGACTCGATGAGCGCCTACTTCGACGCCGCGCCGTACCCGCCGGCGCTGGACGACATGCGCAAGGCGGTCAACCACGCCTGGCTCACCTACCAGTACGGCCGCTACGGCATGCTCACCCGCGCGCTGCCCAAGCTGCTGCGCGACGCCCAGGCGGCGGACGCCACGTACGGCGGGGACGACCAGGGTCGTGAGGCCGCGCACCTGCTCGGGCAGGTCTACCAGATCGCCTCGTCGGTGCTGCGCAAGCTGGGCGAGTGCAATCTGGCCTGGCTGGCCGCCGACCGCTCGATGGCGGTGGCCCAGCGGGCCGACGACCCGCTGCTCGCCGGCATCGCCACCACCCGGGTCTGCAACGCCCTGGTCGCGATGGGCCGCCCCCGCCCCGCGCTCGAACTCAACGTGCGGATCGCCGACCGGCTCGCCCCCGGCGGCGACCAGGCCGCCGAGCCCGGCCGCCTCTCCGTCTACGGCATGCTGCTGCTCCAGGGCGCGATGGCAGCCGCCCGGATCGGCGACTCGGCGACCGTGAACGACCTGATCAGCGGCGCCGCCGAGGCGGCCGCCCTGATCGGCGGCGACCACAACCACTACTGGACGTCGTTCGGCCCGACGAACCTGGAGCTGCACCGCGCCGCCGCGGCGGTCGAGCTGGGCGACGGCGGCCGGGCCGTGGAGACGCACCAACGCCTGAACGGGCACGCGTTCAACGCGCTGCTGCCCGAGCGGCGCGCGCACCACCTGCTCGACCTGTCCCGGGCCTACTCTCAGATCGGCGACGTCGGCAACGCCGGCGAGATGCTCCTGCAGGGCGACCGGCTCGCGCCGTCGGAGATCCGGTGCCGGCCGATCGCGCACGAACTCATGTCCGAGATCCTCCGTCGCACACGGGGTGCGCCGCCTTCGCCGATTGCGGAGTTGGCTGAGCACATGGGAGTCGGAGTATGA
- a CDS encoding flavoprotein, translated as MSGPHTSTGHRGVLYVIACGSPLARHVGRLVDLAQSDGWAVCVVTTPDGAKFVDRTALARQTGHPVRTHYKNPGDPDVLPAADAMLVCPATVNTVNKWAVGITDTLALGLLVEAQGLGVPIAAVPYTNVAMAGHPAFRSSLARLAEWGVRVVFGDHVVRLHAPGTGERHLDAFPWDAGLAALRGAARPVVPVTRAG; from the coding sequence ATGAGCGGTCCGCACACCAGCACCGGGCACCGCGGGGTGCTCTACGTCATCGCCTGCGGTTCACCGCTGGCCCGTCACGTCGGCCGGCTGGTCGACCTCGCCCAGTCCGACGGCTGGGCGGTCTGCGTGGTCACCACGCCGGACGGCGCGAAGTTCGTCGACCGGACGGCGTTGGCCCGGCAGACCGGCCACCCGGTCCGGACGCACTACAAGAACCCGGGGGACCCGGACGTGCTGCCCGCGGCGGACGCCATGCTGGTCTGCCCGGCCACGGTCAACACGGTCAACAAGTGGGCGGTCGGCATCACCGACACGCTCGCGCTCGGCCTGCTGGTCGAGGCGCAGGGGCTCGGGGTGCCGATCGCCGCCGTCCCGTACACCAACGTGGCGATGGCCGGGCACCCGGCGTTCCGGTCCAGCCTGGCCCGGCTCGCCGAGTGGGGTGTCCGGGTCGTCTTCGGCGACCACGTGGTCCGCCTGCACGCGCCCGGCACCGGCGAGCGGCACCTGGACGCCTTCCCCTGGGACGCCGGCCTGGCCGCCCTGCGCGGCGCGGCACGTCCGGTCGTGCCGGTCACCCGGGCGGGGTGA
- a CDS encoding Nif3-like dinuclear metal center hexameric protein, which translates to MVAALDRRYPPAWAEEWDRVGLVLGEPDHPVRRVACVVDVVPETVEEALAAGADMIVAHHPLLLRGVSSVAATTYKGRIVHRLIKADVALYVAHTNADVAAPGVSDALAARFGLTGLRPLHPPRPGSPADGPGRGIGRVGELPTPMTLAELTRLAAGVLPVTAWGVRAAGDPGRMVRTLAVSGGSGDGFLAEATAAGVDAFLTADLRHHPAGEHLAAGGPALLDAAHWATERPWLDDLAAHLAAELGVETVVSDLDTDPWTVHAAAPRPDDKEPRP; encoded by the coding sequence GTGGTGGCCGCCCTGGACCGCCGTTACCCGCCCGCCTGGGCCGAGGAGTGGGACCGGGTCGGCCTGGTGCTGGGCGAGCCCGACCATCCGGTGCGCCGGGTCGCCTGCGTGGTCGACGTGGTCCCGGAGACGGTTGAGGAGGCGCTCGCCGCCGGCGCCGACATGATCGTCGCGCACCACCCGCTGCTGCTGCGCGGCGTCTCCTCGGTGGCCGCCACCACGTACAAGGGCCGGATCGTGCACCGGCTGATCAAGGCCGACGTGGCGCTGTACGTGGCGCACACCAACGCCGACGTGGCCGCCCCGGGCGTCTCCGACGCGCTGGCCGCCCGGTTCGGCCTGACCGGGTTGCGCCCGCTGCACCCGCCGCGCCCCGGCTCACCGGCGGACGGGCCGGGCCGGGGCATCGGCCGGGTCGGCGAGCTGCCCACCCCGATGACGCTGGCCGAGCTGACCCGGCTGGCCGCCGGCGTGCTCCCCGTCACCGCCTGGGGCGTTCGCGCCGCCGGGGATCCCGGGCGTATGGTTCGTACCCTCGCCGTCAGCGGCGGCTCGGGGGACGGGTTCCTCGCCGAGGCGACCGCGGCCGGGGTGGACGCGTTCCTCACCGCGGACCTGCGCCACCACCCGGCCGGGGAGCACCTCGCCGCCGGCGGCCCGGCCCTGCTGGACGCCGCCCACTGGGCGACCGAACGACCGTGGCTGGACGACCTGGCCGCCCACCTGGCCGCCGAGCTGGGCGTCGAGACCGTGGTGTCCGACCTGGACACCGACCCCTGGACCGTGCACGCCGCCGCGCCCCGACCGGACGACAAGGAGCCCCGACCGTGA
- a CDS encoding zinc ribbon domain-containing protein has translation MKADPKVQRRLLDLQAIDTTLAQLAHRRRSLPERAELEALARELSALEDERVRAQVAVDDLDRDIARLEKDVDQVRARKSKDEARLASGSGPARELEALQHELVSLNRRQSDLEDAELELMEQRETAQGVLDGIEGRIAEARERRGAAEQRRDDALAEITKEEEFKRTSRRPLADDLPADLVTLYDKIREDTGLGAALLTGGRCGGCRLELSGADLARIRKSDPDDVVRCEECRRIMVRTNESGL, from the coding sequence GTGAAGGCTGACCCGAAGGTGCAGCGTCGCCTGCTCGACCTGCAGGCGATCGACACCACGCTGGCCCAGCTCGCGCACCGCCGCCGGAGCCTGCCGGAACGGGCCGAGCTGGAGGCGCTCGCGCGCGAGCTGTCGGCGCTGGAGGACGAGCGGGTCCGCGCCCAGGTGGCCGTGGACGACCTGGACCGGGACATCGCCCGGCTGGAGAAGGACGTCGACCAGGTGCGGGCGCGCAAGAGCAAGGACGAGGCCCGGCTGGCCTCGGGCAGCGGCCCGGCGCGGGAGCTGGAGGCGCTCCAGCACGAGCTGGTCTCGCTCAACCGCCGGCAGAGCGACCTGGAGGACGCCGAGCTGGAGCTGATGGAGCAGCGGGAGACCGCGCAGGGCGTGCTGGACGGCATCGAGGGCCGGATCGCCGAGGCCCGGGAGCGCCGGGGCGCGGCCGAGCAGCGCCGCGACGACGCGCTCGCCGAGATCACCAAGGAGGAGGAGTTCAAGCGCACCTCCCGCCGGCCGCTCGCCGACGACCTGCCGGCTGACCTGGTCACCCTGTACGACAAGATCCGGGAGGACACCGGCCTGGGCGCGGCGCTGCTCACCGGCGGTCGCTGCGGCGGCTGCCGGCTGGAGCTGTCCGGCGCCGACCTGGCCCGGATCCGCAAGTCGGACCCGGACGACGTGGTCCGCTGCGAGGAGTGCCGCCGGATCATGGTCCGGACCAACGAGTCGGGGCTGTAG
- a CDS encoding bifunctional RNase H/acid phosphatase, with the protein MAVRAVVIEADGGSRGNPGPAGYGAVVRDPETGEVLAERSAGIGTATNNVAEYRGLIAGLEAAAELGAAEVEARMDSKLVVEQMCGRWQIKHPGLRPLAAQAAGLVGRFTAVRFTWIPRERNKHADALANAAMDAAAGRPPTAARVAEPPREVAGPDSPARAAAREAARAATAKATGTDPATTPASWEPRPTEEGTRLILVRHGETERTVQKRYSGRGDVPLTARGRAQARATAARVAALAPSVAAVVSSPLSRCTATAEAIAARVGNPPVRPDDDLIECDFGIWEGRTFAEVRDGWAGELDAWLASTSVAPPQGESFTAVAARTGRAVDRLRSAYPGETVVVVSHVSPIKLVLRDALAAGDAFLHRLYLDTAGVSVLDLYPDGGVAVRSVNDTAHLSDL; encoded by the coding sequence GTGGCGGTGCGCGCGGTCGTGATCGAGGCCGACGGCGGCTCCCGGGGCAACCCGGGCCCCGCCGGTTACGGCGCGGTGGTCCGGGACCCGGAGACCGGTGAGGTGCTGGCCGAGCGCTCGGCGGGTATCGGCACGGCGACCAACAACGTGGCGGAGTACCGGGGCCTGATCGCCGGGCTGGAGGCCGCCGCCGAACTCGGCGCGGCCGAGGTCGAGGCGCGGATGGACTCCAAGCTGGTGGTCGAGCAGATGTGCGGCCGTTGGCAGATCAAGCACCCGGGGCTGCGCCCGCTCGCCGCGCAGGCCGCCGGGCTGGTCGGCCGGTTCACCGCCGTCCGGTTCACCTGGATCCCCCGGGAGCGCAACAAGCACGCCGACGCCCTCGCCAACGCCGCGATGGACGCCGCCGCCGGCCGGCCGCCGACGGCGGCGCGGGTCGCGGAACCGCCGCGCGAGGTCGCCGGCCCCGACTCGCCGGCCCGGGCCGCGGCCCGCGAGGCCGCCCGCGCCGCCACCGCGAAGGCCACCGGCACCGACCCGGCCACCACCCCCGCCTCCTGGGAGCCCCGCCCGACCGAGGAGGGCACCCGGCTGATCCTGGTGCGGCACGGGGAGACCGAGCGCACCGTGCAGAAGCGCTACTCGGGTCGCGGCGACGTGCCGCTGACCGCGCGGGGCCGGGCCCAGGCCCGGGCCACCGCCGCCCGGGTGGCCGCGCTGGCGCCGTCCGTCGCGGCCGTGGTCAGCTCGCCGCTGTCCAGGTGTACGGCGACCGCCGAGGCCATCGCCGCCCGGGTCGGCAACCCGCCGGTACGCCCCGACGACGACCTGATCGAGTGCGACTTCGGCATCTGGGAGGGGCGCACGTTCGCCGAGGTGCGCGACGGCTGGGCGGGCGAGTTGGACGCCTGGCTCGCCTCCACCTCGGTCGCCCCGCCGCAGGGGGAGTCGTTCACGGCGGTCGCGGCGCGCACCGGCCGGGCGGTGGACCGGCTGCGGTCGGCGTACCCGGGGGAGACCGTGGTGGTCGTCTCGCACGTCTCGCCGATCAAGCTGGTGCTGCGCGACGCGCTCGCCGCCGGCGACGCGTTCCTGCACCGGCTCTACCTGGACACCGCGGGCGTCTCGGTGCTCGACCTGTACCCGGACGGCGGCGTCGCGGTCCGCTCGGTCAACGACACCGCCCACCTCTCCGACCTGTGA
- a CDS encoding DUF3311 domain-containing protein has protein sequence MDAPEPEAPDSARSRAKDKSPWNWLLLIPIVVPLIPAFFNADSPRLFGFPRFYWLQLAWILLGVGTTTLVYQMTKKRGEH, from the coding sequence ATGGACGCACCGGAACCGGAGGCGCCGGACTCGGCGCGATCCCGGGCGAAGGACAAGAGTCCCTGGAACTGGCTGCTCCTCATCCCGATCGTGGTGCCGCTGATCCCGGCGTTCTTCAACGCCGACTCACCCCGGCTGTTCGGGTTCCCGCGCTTCTACTGGCTGCAACTGGCCTGGATCCTGCTGGGGGTCGGCACCACCACGCTCGTCTACCAGATGACGAAGAAGCGGGGTGAGCACTGA
- the mctP gene encoding monocarboxylate uptake permease MctP has translation MWRDHLTEIIVFSVLFLLVSAMGFVAARWRRPQDMAHLDEWGLGGRSFGGWITWFLVGGDLYTAYTFVAVPALIFGAGAAGFFAVPYTIVIYPLVFLVLCRLWSVSHRHGFVTPADFVRNRFGSPVLALLVAITGIVATMPYIALQLVGIEAVLKTMGVTGDSALARHLPIIIAFAILAAYTYQSGLRAPALIAFVKDSLIYIVILVAVIYLPYKLGGWGSIFDAADAKFQASPAPGDGILLNANNQLQYVTLAFGSALALFLYPHSITGVLASRNRDVIKRNMSALPAYSLLLGLIALLGYMAIAANVKPLPGAKAGSVDGNTVVPLLFDQQFPDWFAGVAYAAIGIGALVPAAIMSIAAANLFTRNIYKEYLKRDATPAQEANVSKITSLVVKVGAVACIVFLDPQFSIDLQLIGGVIILQTLPAVALGLYTRWFHRDALIAGWVAGMGLGMWMLYQIGNPATGKKHFAGSAFPLSEFGFDTKKTIYVGIVAVLVNLVVAALVTLVLRAAKVADGPDGTTPDDYFADEGTPRAAAPADRAPSAPEPVA, from the coding sequence ATGTGGCGCGACCACCTCACCGAGATCATCGTCTTCTCCGTGCTGTTCCTCCTGGTCAGCGCCATGGGCTTCGTGGCGGCCCGGTGGCGCCGGCCGCAGGACATGGCCCACCTCGACGAGTGGGGGCTGGGCGGGCGCAGCTTCGGCGGCTGGATCACCTGGTTCCTGGTCGGCGGTGACCTCTACACCGCGTACACGTTCGTCGCGGTGCCGGCGCTGATCTTCGGGGCCGGCGCGGCGGGCTTCTTCGCCGTGCCCTACACGATCGTCATCTACCCGCTGGTGTTCCTGGTGCTGTGCCGGCTCTGGTCTGTGTCGCACCGGCACGGCTTCGTCACCCCGGCCGACTTCGTCCGCAACCGGTTCGGCTCGCCGGTCCTGGCGCTGCTGGTGGCGATCACCGGCATCGTCGCCACCATGCCGTACATCGCGTTGCAGCTCGTCGGCATCGAGGCGGTGCTGAAGACGATGGGCGTGACCGGGGACAGCGCGCTGGCCCGGCACCTGCCGATCATCATCGCGTTCGCGATCCTGGCGGCCTACACCTACCAGTCGGGGCTGCGCGCGCCGGCGCTGATCGCGTTCGTCAAGGACTCGCTGATCTACATCGTGATCCTGGTGGCGGTGATCTACTTGCCCTACAAGCTCGGTGGCTGGGGCAGCATCTTCGACGCCGCCGACGCGAAGTTCCAGGCGAGCCCGGCACCCGGCGACGGCATCCTGCTCAACGCCAACAACCAGCTCCAGTACGTGACGCTGGCGTTCGGCTCGGCGCTGGCGCTGTTCCTCTACCCGCACAGCATCACCGGCGTGCTGGCCAGCCGGAACCGTGACGTGATCAAGCGGAACATGTCCGCGCTGCCGGCGTACAGCCTGCTGCTCGGGTTGATCGCGCTGCTCGGCTACATGGCGATCGCGGCGAACGTGAAGCCGCTGCCCGGTGCCAAGGCTGGCAGCGTCGACGGCAACACGGTGGTGCCGTTGCTGTTCGACCAGCAGTTCCCGGACTGGTTCGCGGGCGTGGCGTACGCGGCGATCGGCATCGGGGCGCTGGTGCCGGCGGCGATCATGTCGATCGCGGCGGCGAACCTGTTCACCCGCAACATCTACAAGGAGTACCTGAAGCGGGACGCCACCCCGGCGCAGGAGGCGAACGTCTCGAAGATCACCTCGCTGGTGGTGAAGGTCGGCGCGGTGGCCTGCATCGTCTTCCTCGACCCGCAGTTCTCCATCGACCTCCAGCTCATCGGCGGCGTGATCATCCTGCAGACGCTGCCGGCGGTCGCGCTGGGCCTCTACACCCGCTGGTTCCACCGGGACGCGCTGATCGCCGGCTGGGTGGCCGGCATGGGCCTGGGCATGTGGATGCTCTACCAGATCGGCAACCCGGCGACCGGGAAGAAGCACTTCGCCGGTTCGGCGTTCCCGCTCTCCGAGTTCGGCTTCGACACCAAGAAGACGATCTACGTGGGGATCGTGGCGGTGCTGGTGAACCTGGTGGTGGCCGCGCTGGTCACGCTGGTGCTGCGGGCGGCGAAGGTGGCCGACGGGCCGGACGGCACCACGCCTGACGACTACTTCGCCGACGAGGGGACGCCGCGGGCCGCCGCCCCCGCCGACCGCGCGCCGTCCGCGCCCGAACCGGTGGCGTAG